From Paenibacillus sp. V4I7, one genomic window encodes:
- a CDS encoding pentapeptide repeat-containing protein, which produces MSIPKIETPKIPKEIPAITLPNEEMQPEDSFHTGIISDCIIDNQSAYKVAFDKVIFRNVTFTRISMKDIELTDVIFEKCDLSNVDFGQATIHRTEFRNCKIIGIDLTEATVRNVLFHTCLADYTTFRMANFKQTVFQECSLLNADFYESMLQKVYFDNCQLDRAQFTGVKLAGIDISSCEFTSLGVSIEDLRGCIISRGQASVFASLFGLILKE; this is translated from the coding sequence ATGAGCATTCCCAAAATTGAAACACCGAAAATCCCCAAAGAAATACCAGCCATTACACTGCCCAACGAGGAAATGCAGCCAGAAGATAGCTTTCATACGGGTATTATAAGTGATTGTATCATTGACAATCAGTCCGCATATAAAGTCGCGTTTGATAAAGTGATATTTCGTAATGTCACCTTCACTCGGATATCGATGAAAGACATAGAGCTAACAGATGTTATTTTCGAGAAATGCGATCTATCCAACGTTGATTTTGGTCAAGCTACAATCCATCGGACTGAATTTAGAAATTGCAAAATCATTGGCATTGACCTGACAGAAGCAACCGTCCGAAATGTCTTATTTCATACATGCTTAGCCGATTATACGACCTTTCGAATGGCTAATTTCAAGCAGACTGTTTTTCAGGAGTGCTCGCTTTTAAATGCCGATTTCTACGAATCCATGCTGCAAAAAGTGTATTTCGATAATTGTCAGCTGGACAGGGCACAATTCACGGGTGTTAAGCTTGCGGGTATTGATATCAGCAGCTGTGAATTTACAAGTTTAGGTGTGAGTATAGAGGATTTGCGCGGCTGCATCATTTCGAGGGGACAAGCCTCTGTTTTTGCAAGTCTTTTCGGACTTATATTGAAGGAATAA
- a CDS encoding ATP-grasp domain-containing protein, protein MKKVWFNRWFSVAFHYMNSIRNNEDGVQFKMYATHPDRTHMALQAADYADTEPVLGDDDYVEFALDFCKKHGIDVFIPRLHMYAIAKHIDSFEKVGTKVTVCRDLELLENLLEKQKFYEAIRGTNIISIPDYHVVNTADEFMTAYEALVSAGHQVCMKPTNAEGGMGFRIISNERDTLSDLFGTVTPYLSTEQVYKTLSSVDRFEDLMVMELLNGFEYSIDCLASASGELLAAVPRRKADGRLRLLEEVPELIEIAHQVAATYKIPFNYNIQVKYNQGVPKLLEINPRMSGGLHVTCLSGINFPYLAVKSILGKHVDNQKPNYGILASHIEKYIIMDLGE, encoded by the coding sequence ATGAAAAAAGTATGGTTTAACCGCTGGTTTTCAGTAGCCTTTCATTACATGAATAGCATTCGCAATAATGAGGATGGCGTCCAATTCAAAATGTACGCCACACATCCGGACCGTACCCATATGGCTCTACAGGCGGCTGATTACGCGGATACCGAACCTGTTTTAGGTGATGATGATTATGTGGAGTTTGCCTTGGATTTCTGTAAAAAGCATGGCATTGATGTCTTCATTCCCAGATTACATATGTACGCGATAGCGAAGCATATTGATTCGTTCGAAAAGGTAGGTACGAAAGTAACGGTTTGTCGTGACCTTGAGCTATTAGAGAACTTACTGGAGAAACAAAAGTTTTATGAAGCCATCAGAGGAACGAACATTATTTCAATTCCTGATTATCATGTGGTCAATACGGCAGATGAATTTATGACGGCCTATGAGGCGCTCGTAAGTGCAGGTCATCAGGTTTGTATGAAGCCAACGAATGCCGAGGGCGGTATGGGCTTCAGAATCATCAGCAATGAGCGGGATACATTAAGTGACCTGTTCGGCACAGTTACTCCATATCTCTCTACGGAACAGGTATACAAGACCTTATCATCCGTAGATCGTTTCGAGGACTTGATGGTGATGGAATTATTAAACGGCTTTGAGTACAGCATCGATTGCTTAGCATCGGCTTCTGGGGAATTACTTGCCGCTGTGCCGCGTCGTAAAGCGGACGGACGGCTAAGACTGCTTGAGGAAGTGCCTGAGCTAATCGAAATCGCACATCAGGTGGCTGCCACCTACAAAATCCCGTTTAATTACAACATTCAAGTGAAGTACAATCAAGGTGTGCCTAAATTACTTGAGATTAATCCGAGAATGTCTGGCGGACTGCATGTGACTTGTCTATCTGGCATTAATTTCCCTTATTTAGCAGTGAAATCAATTTTGGGTAAACATGTGGACAACCAAAAGCCTAATTATGGCATTCTGGCCAGTCATATTGAGAAATACATTATTATGGATTTAGGTGAATAA
- a CDS encoding HAD family hydrolase, with amino-acid sequence MIFASDLDQTLIYSQPLERAEELGDRIITAELIDGKVRSYMSSSSYQLLQKLMTKLIFIPVTTRTMQQYNRIHLISQMLKPAYAVTSNGGNILIDGHPDLEWQASVVARVSETSEHVQDVRILLDRVLSPEWVLSSSYCDELFFSHIIDRAKIPLEEVAQMSAELQRMGWSTSIQGRKVYVVPQVVNKRDAVQHLKQLTEERQVVASGDSLLDQILIDFADFSIAPRHGELFRQEQLQSTGNYSFTEESGIFASDEILKYVESVNIEQTNLCIIKESS; translated from the coding sequence ATGATATTTGCAAGCGATTTAGATCAAACGTTAATCTACTCCCAGCCTTTAGAGCGTGCCGAAGAATTAGGCGATCGGATTATTACAGCAGAGCTCATTGACGGTAAAGTGAGATCATATATGTCCTCTAGTTCCTACCAGCTGCTTCAGAAGTTGATGACGAAGCTCATTTTCATCCCAGTAACGACACGAACCATGCAGCAGTACAATCGTATCCATTTAATTAGTCAAATGTTGAAGCCCGCCTATGCCGTTACGAGCAACGGCGGGAATATTCTGATAGATGGACATCCCGACTTGGAATGGCAAGCCTCTGTAGTTGCTCGCGTTAGTGAAACAAGTGAGCATGTGCAGGATGTCAGGATACTGCTAGATCGTGTCCTTAGTCCGGAATGGGTCCTCAGTTCCAGCTACTGCGACGAGCTATTTTTTTCACATATCATTGACCGGGCAAAGATACCGCTTGAGGAAGTTGCTCAGATGAGTGCAGAACTTCAGCGCATGGGTTGGAGCACTTCCATTCAGGGAAGAAAAGTCTATGTCGTTCCCCAAGTGGTTAATAAAAGAGATGCCGTTCAGCATCTCAAACAGTTAACAGAGGAGCGCCAAGTTGTGGCATCTGGAGATTCCCTCTTGGATCAGATTTTAATTGATTTCGCTGATTTCTCGATCGCTCCTAGGCACGGAGAATTATTTCGACAAGAGCAGCTTCAATCGACGGGGAACTACTCATTTACCGAGGAATCCGGGATTTTCGCTTCGGATGAAATACTTAAGTATGTTGAATCCGTAAACATCGAGCAAACGAATCTATGTATCATAAAGGAGTCCTCATGA